Sequence from the Camarhynchus parvulus chromosome 1, STF_HiC, whole genome shotgun sequence genome:
CCTCAGACGCCCCTCAGACCCCCCTCTGGCAGGGCGGGGTCTGCCGTGTCACAAAGGCCTCTGGGTGCCACCGTGTCCTGCATCACCACAGGCCCTGACaccacacacctgtgtcacaaaGGGCCACACCCCACATCCCTTCCACAGCCGATCCGTCTGGAAGTGGCATGGAGAAGCCCCAGACTTGGCACTTGTAGTCCTTGATGTGCCCAGGCCCCTGTGAGAGGAACTTTCCTTAGGGACACTGGGCCAGGAGAGGCCTTCATCAGTCTGCCAAAGACACCAGTGTCAAATTCAgagtttttgttggttttcatACAACAAAAGGTTTCACCTTCCCTCAGTGTTACCGAGTGATGCTGTTTGCACACTAAGTAACAACTGCAGAGTTTTGTGAACAGCCCCTCACATCTTTTCATGCAATAAAGAACCTTGCTAATGTCATCTGTGGGCACTAGGCACAGTAAAGAACCCTGCTAGTGTCACCTCTGGGCACAGGGCTTTGGCTAACAATGGGCCTGGTGTTCTCCTCCAAAAAATAAAGATCACAGAATATTTGTGTCCGGGAGGCTGAGGCCTACTCACCTGGCTTGTGGCAGAATTACAAAGCCCAGTGAATAAAATTGCAGTGCTGCCCCTCAATACCCAACAACTGCAGCAAGGCACCCCTTAAAGTGACCCTTGGGGTTCTGGTATCAGCCTTCACATCCCTGTGGGAACAGCTACAGGGTTCACGAgaccttccctctccctgccccgtGTCTTATTGAAGGGTGAGTGCAAACTgcccttttcttcctgctgcctcctctcctgAGAATGTCAAAGTAACTGGATGGAGGAGAAAGACCATTCCATGTTTCATCGTGTCCACAGCCTGCAACATCAATTCAGAACAAAGGACTTTCTGTAAACTGTGCTGCATTATTGTTGTTATCAGGAGAGGTTTGAGACAAAGGGAGAAATTGCACAGTAACCCAAAGCTtcagatttctttatttctgtctcaTTCCTTTTCAAGAAGTTCCACTTTGGATTTCAGAGTGCCACCTTCTCAGCTTAGTGCTACTTGtgtccttcctctcctttctttctttgcctgctctgtttctttCATAGTGTCTGTCTTTACCTGTGGCACCTCCCAGCCAAAGACCATCATCTGATTTTTATTCCCACTCCACGTGCTAAAACAACCCTTGATTAAGTTACGAAAGCTGGTCATGCAATGTCATTGCAAGATCTTGCTCCACTTGGCTTTCAGCCCCTTCAGAGCTTTGCCTTAAAGGGcggtaacaaaaaaaaaaggctggaagggaccctgaGCAGGTGTATGAGCCCATGAGGGACAGAGGCTTCTGCCTGAATGACGGTGCAAAGGAGACCATATGAGGACAATATTTAACATGGATTTTATTTATCAAGAAAGGGGAGGTAGGGAGATAGAAAGAAATAGGGAAGAGGTCTCAGAGGGAAAGAgacagtgagagagagaaaagaaaatcagctggaactagatgatctttaaggccctCCTTTTCAATCTGTTATTCTAGAAGGTGTGgaatttaatattattattattattttctactACTACAATTTCATCTTCTTCATCTTAGTTTTCTTATTTGTATTTACTATTActagtatttattttcttcatcttaGTAATTCTTGTTCTTCTCATTGTTTTTCTTATTCTAACTCTTATaaattactattactattaatTCTTATCTTCTTATTATTCTTAATCTTGTTCTTCTTGTAACTCTTATTCAACttatctttattatttttgttattcttattattttttattactatttcttcctcttaatAATCTTCTTCTTTACTACTACAatgatttcttctttatctTCTTATTCAACTCTTTtgttattctttttcttcttaaaattattataattcgCTACTAATATTTCTTAATCATCTTATTCCTCTTAATCTTACTCTTATTCATATTCCTATTCTTATTTCCTTTGGGTTTTGTGCggtgttgttgttttgttttgtttattggggcattttttgtggtttttggttttttgtggggttttttgtgggttttcttttcttactaCTACTATTTCTTGAAccaaactttcatttttttggctctctgtccctgcctctggcaCCTGCTCCTCAAAGGCAGAAGAAGCCCTGTGCTCAACCCAGGCCTCGAGGGACAGACACTGGGAGCCCATCTGCTGCAAAAACTCCCAGTCTCTGCTCCCCATCTTCTTCACTCAACTCAAAGCTCACTTTGTGCCACATCCTTCTCCCACAGCAAGGGCTTGACCCCATTGCTGTGGATGCTTACATGTTCCCAATTGTCCTGTATTGGAATTATCAGAGGCCTCCAACGTCTGGGAAGAACTGTGCGCAGAACTTCATgatcagaaggctaattaattactttattatactatactatattaaagagatACATACTAcatcatatttatttctaactactgaaaaacccatgactgtcagctgacagtcctgacacacacacgTGGATCCAATTGGTCAAGGAatcaaaacaccatcaccagaatccaatcaagCATTCACCTTGGGTAAACAACCTCCAGAACACATTCTACAGCAGCAtaacaacaggagcagcaagtagagataagaattgttttttcttcttctctgcttctctctgttcagagggcaTGTGAATACCACAGTCCTGAGCAAGCTCTTTGTCACCATCATTGTCCCAACTGGACTGCACACAGGGTCTGCTACCATTGCCTTGGGAGAACTCCTGGCCAGCAGAGTCTTCCTCTTTGGAAAGCTCTTGGCCAACAGAGTCCTCCCAGTCAGACGCTTCTGGGGAGCTTCTGACTGCTCCTTGGGACTGCCCCTGCTCCATGCATTCTTCCCCATGGAAAATTCTTGGTAGCTAAGGGCTTCTCCCTGGGacagcttctgctctgctcatcccagcTGGAGAGCTCTCCACAGCTACTGACATCTCCTTGGGAGAGCTCTCACTCAAGAGACTCTTCCCAGTCAGAGAGCTCTTGGTAGCTCCTAGCATTTCCCCATTGGAAAGCTCATGATCCATGTCAGATTCCTGCTCTTTCTGCACGCTGACAAAGCCCCCTCCTCCTCAGTCACTGACAGGGGCAGGACTGAGCCACCCACTGCACTCACCAAGTGCCCACTGAGGGCCTGATATTCaaccagctgggcaaggggctgggagctggggttcACTTTGTCCTCTTCCATCTCTGTCCTGCTCTAGAACAGAGACATCCCAGGAACTGCTTCCTCCTGAGAGAGGCCCTGGGGCTCTCGCATGGCTTCCCCAATGACAAAACAGTGGATCCAGCCCTCCCTCAGCACGTTTGCGGGGGATGGgaagctgagcagggcaggtgaATGGCTGCCTTTGCCACCTCTTGTACCTCAGCAGTGATAGGAGCACGGTGCTCCTGCTTTGGCTTTAATCACCATGGCTCCCTCTTTGAGCAACAAAGTAAGAGTGTGTTTTCCAATAAGTCTGAGAATCTGAGGAGTAGAAACGTGGTATCTTGGAGGATGGCAAGAACTGCTTATACTAAGGAATTAAGTTGAGGGTTGCCACATAAGTGGAGCAAGGTGATGGTAGCAAGCTATCCACCATGAAGATAAAACAACTCAAAAGGGAGCCCGCCTTAGTGTATATGTGTAAaactgggaaaaggaggaaCTAGGAACTGCTTCAGATGTGACATCCTcaggaaaactgaaacacagtGGGACAGCTCACATAACCAGAGCTCTCCAATGAATGAAGGGCTCATTAATAAAGTCAGAAAGGTAAAATTTGGAGGAGTGCCAGGAATTTGTTACAGAGCCACCCCCTCACCCTGATCAGTTCAGTATCTTTGAAACAGCTTAAGGAAGGCACGTGGTAAAGAAGTGTCTTGGGACTGAGCTGCAACAcaccaaaatcaaaccaaaccaaaacaaaaaaacagtatacagaaagcagaaggaaaaccagcctaaagaggaagaatttaaaaacattgcACCAGTGTGTTAGGATAAAAAATTCAATTGGAGTTCCAACTGGCAAGGGAAGATTTAGGACAACAAACAAAGCTTCTACAGATGCAAGGACAAGAGCAAAATCAACAAGGAAAATGTAGGTCTGGAATTGTGCCCTAGTGACAGGGAAAATGGAGAGAGCTGGGAAGTCCAGTGCTACCTTTGTCTTCACCAGCAAGACCCCCCAAGTCTCTGCCCAGAGGCAGGGTTCAAGAAAGACAGCAACCACCAGGAGTAGAAGATTAAGTCGTGAGGACACAGCTTCATGGCTTCATGAATCCAGAATAATTCCACACTGGATTGGACACCTCATTACTGGCTCCATGGAATAAAGGAAGTTGCTGTGAGAATCTGAGAGTATAAAAGGTCCAAAGATACACATTCCAGACAGAACACTGACAGAAATGTTTATTCAAAGCACCTAGAAATGCTTATTCAAAACATCTTAACACAACCttctacaaataaaaatattgcaggcttaccaaacaaaataatctactttaaaatttcatttttgggtAATTTTCTTTAGTTACACTCAATTCCTCTGATTCCTCTGGTTCATCCTCCGAAATCAGTAATTTCTGTGGAGTAGAAGGAAAGACAGGGCTTAGAGATGCATTTTATtataaaacactggaaaataatCCCAGTAATCTAAAACATAACTCTAGAACTCTGCTGTCCACCTCAGTCCTCCTCACCCACTGCCTTTCAATGCCAGTAGTTGAAGTTGTTTACATTGTTTGTGAGCTGGCAGACAGACTCAGTACACCCACACTGACTGCCAGCCAGCCCATATGTAACTCTGAACAGCCAAAAATGCCTCCTGGCTAGATGACATCATAAAGaatgcagaacaaaaaaaggagggaatttCTGTGTGGAAAAAGAATGATGGTAAATGGAACAGGGAATATCAGgctgcaaagaaaacagattttgttaTATCTGCTCTTCACAGGAtgcatattttctttaaatcattCCCTCTTCCTATAACTTAATCTTGCTAAACCTAAAGACAAGGGGAACAATATATTGCCTCATTAATCATATATGGAGATCTATGctgaaaaatgttgaaaatcaTCCAACTCCTTGATTTTTTGGAAATAAAGAGTTGGAGGGAACTTTGAATCTATcactttgctgtgttttcaggcATTGGCATCTGCCTCTGTGCCATATCTGACAGACACCTGGGCTCATTTGTTCTCAAAAATACCCCAGAAAAGCCACTGGGAAAACCAGAACTGCTTTGTTGTGGTGGACCAGAAAATGTATTAGAATCAAATTCAGTCCAAATGGTTATTTGAGTCCAAGGGTCTTTGAGACAAATCAGGCTCAATCCACTTCTGCCAAATCCAAAGCAGAGCTATAATCTGCCGAGATTTCTGATGGATTCGACCCAAGCCCAGGGACCCTGTAAGATGTCAGTCCCAAACACCAGGTCAGCCAACTGCCTGTTCTGCCCTGAAGCTGGAGAGCACCTTCAGAGATGGTgctcagaaaattaaaagcaaataaactgaAAACTACAAGACCTGACCTAAATGTTTAGTGTATACCTCCAGGCATTTTCATATGGTTTAAGGTATTTTCTAATCCATAAAGACAGTGATTGGCTTCAATTTATTGTAAAATGGACTGACTACAAATAGATAAATTTATCTGATATTTTCATATCAGATAGGCAAGCTTGtaaattttaagaataaatacAAAGAACACAATTGGTTGGAGGCTTATAAGCTAAATATGAGTAAACATGGATGCATCCCTGTTGCTGCTTGTAACTGTGTATTTAAAACAGGCTTCTAAACTGACTGGAAGAAAACCTGAGCACCTGAATTTCTGATCTCCTTGGTTTGTAgaagaaacaaaccaaccaaagaCTATTCAAACCAGAATGTATAACAACACcaaaaatttctttctccatATTTGTTTTGCCTGCTTTTGAACTACACTTGGGAGAATTAAGAATACACAGTTGTATTCATGAGAGAAAAGTGAAGTGCTCAAAACTCCTGAACTTCCCAGGATCCGACATACTTTGAATTTCCaaactgtgggtttttttaacaaaaatgagACAATCTCTTACAAATTCAGCTCTGCAAGTGCTGTCAAGTGTATATGCACAGAAGTGTCACTTTTAATTTGTTCTGTTGCAGTATATGAATTTAACTTCTCATAGTTTACCTCTCCAGAGGACTGCCCTCTTCCTGAAAGGCAGAGATTGCCATGgtctcccagcagcaccatggcTTCAGCTGATTGAAATCCACAATTTCAAACCCTGACTGCTAATTAAAGAATGAGCACACGTGCCCCGTTTCTCACCTTGATCCTCCTGATCTTGATTtacttcttcctctctctttccctcacCTTCCCCTTCTGCATCGCCTTCTGGGTGATCCTCACCCTCCTCAGCATCTGAAATATAAGAAATTAGAAATACCAAAGAAAACCAATTTTACAAATTTGCATTCAGTCTGTTTCCATGTAATAGCTCCTAAGTCCTACTGAAGGCTGCAGCTGTTTTTCACATgagaaatcccacaaaatctTCTTTGTTTATAATAAAGTTTGTATAATAAGCCATGATATAAGGTCAAATAAGTCACAGGCTTCCCAAGACAGTTGTATTTCATGCTAtgtgaaataaaacacatacatatatattgtGCAGTTTATGAATGGACTTGGAAGTTCCAAATATTCAATACATggaaaatcacaggaaaaacaaaacaaaacacaaaaaccctCTCACATCACTTGATATTAAACCCCTAAAACAATGGTCACCGTAGTCAAAACATGGAGTTTCCAGATGTTTCCAGAACAAACCTAGAGCTGATGGAATTTCCTCCTCTTCAGCTACTCCATCTGCAGCTTCCTTGGGGACTAGCAGCTCCTCATCATGAGGAGACCAGGGTGTTAATTTAGTAATTTCTGATACTTTCCATATTGGTTCAAGAGGTAATGGTGGTTCgtcctcatcttcctcctctttttcctaGAAGAGAACTCATGAAATCCAGGATCTCATCCTACAGACAGTAACTACAATGATGGGTTAGTCTACTAAAACCTCCTTATCCGGGATCAAAATGGCAATGGAAGTATTTACAGGTGGAGGAACTTCAGCAGCTGCAAATCTTGGACAAGAATTACCAAGCTCTTGAACCCTGATGAAATCAGTTGGCTGTTACTGATGATTGCTACCTGATGCTCTGTCTGGAAGATGCTGCACCATCTGTCTcacacagaaacagaaggaaaaaacagctaTTTTTGCCTCAATCTTTGCCTAGGGAAGCACGGTTGAACAGGACATTTGAAAGGATCTAGGAAAGAGTCAGGTTGTGCACAGAGCTTATGGctttgaaatgtgaaaatatttttaaaattttaaaaaatcatgttttttcTACAAATATGAAGGAGTCAATAATTGAATCATCGTCTATATTATTAgctaatttcttctcttttttttttaatgggctTTGTTCTGTTATTACTTCAACTAAAGCAGAAGGGTAAAATTTAATCTTTAGTGACAGCACTGTCCCCTActttaaaaactcatttaagAATTCCCAACTGATCTAAGGAAACACACATTACTTTGGATACTCCTATAAATCTGACACTTAATTTGAGGATCTCTTGCtttcagccagaaaaaaaaagcaaaacagtcCCCAAGCTTTGCAAATCTCTATCACAATTGAAAGGATTTtgatgattattattttatccTTCAGAATGATTGCTGCATCACAGAGTTTTCAGAGTCTGTAACAGGAACTAATGTGTCAGACAACAGAGGTAGCAAACTCTAAGCTAAACTgtggcaatttttaaaaaaatcaaacagttatattaaaatatatttcctaCTTCTGTAGCAATTCTTGCATCATATCAAACAGATATGTTTCAACAGATAAGCATTCATGcataaagaagggaaaagagactttgatCCCAACCACTTCCTACAATTATAAGCTGTGGATATTAAGCTCCTAACATGATCAGAACAACAATTGTACATATTTCTCAAACATGACCCTGCTGGAAATTACTGTTTGTATGCATAGCACCAAGCAgctcagaaacacaaaacataTTGCTCATTGTTTTCTGGTGttgagaagaaaatgcaataGAGGCTAAATGtgtttacaaatatttatattcctCTGTAATTTGAAGCTTCAAATGTTTTGGGAAGGTCCTGATTCTTTTTAAGCAGAAAGGATTCTTGTCTGCAAGCAGTACAAAATCACACCTTGTACTTTTCAAAGCTTACACagtagaaaacattaaaaaaagcaaaatgaaatctCATTTAGTTCTTAAGAATGCATGAGTTTCCACCCTTTTTGACTCATAAGATCTACTTTCACATCACTGTCTGTAAGGCATTTTATGTATTCCTCAACAATAGATTTGATTTACTGAGTGCTCTTGCACTGTTTTTTTACCTGCACTGGTTGTATGTATTCACCATGCTGCTCACATCCAATATCAAAGATGAATTTGCCACGACCTAAAGGCTgcataaaaacacaaaaacatcaGGAGAACTGAACAGGCAATCCATTCTAAgcacaaaaatgtaaaatatccTTTACTACAAATTCCATACAATAGTCAGTAACACTACAGTTTGAAAGCAATGTTGCAAAGAAACTTGGCATTGTGTTTATAgaataattcagttttatgTGTTACACTAATGGTACAGGAAATACTACAAAAGATCAGAAGCCTAACTTCTTATTTTAAGCGGAAATAGGTCATAATAAGGCAATTTCATGCTAACTGTTCAGATGAATAGAAAGCACACTTACCTTTCCATTGAGAAACCTGCCCTTAAATCTGTGGTTTAGGTGGATAAGTTCAGCTGGTCCGTTCTGGATTCCATTTACCCAACAACCAACATACTTAGATCCTGTCTCTTTATAGACATATGTGCCTTGCCCATGCCTAgggagaaaataataattttgttttatgcCAGTGAATATTACGAATTTAGGCTGTTGTTTTAATTAAGATACTAAAACTGTATTAATTAAGCAGCTGAAACTACTCAAGCTGGACTAAATTGCCAAGGTCACCCCTGGATCTCATTTGCTGCAGTCAGACATGCTCTGAAAataatgtttgcattttaatgcCATTGGGTGACCTGAAACATCCCTGTGAGAAGGAAACAAACCTCTTGTTGTTAGCCCATTCTCCAGTATAGGTGTCTCCATTTGCATACAGATATTCTCCATAGCCCTGTCTCTGGTCATGCACCCAGTCTCCTTCAAGGACAAAAGGATAAAAGCAGTGTGAGAGCTGGTTTATTTCACAGTAGCCAGTTTGTAACATTATCATACAAGtattagagaaagaaaagaaagctatggcactgctgggattcCTCACTATTCCTTACACCACTCCTTACTCGAAAGTAGAGTCCCCCAAAAAGTTGCTCTTTTTTCATCAGTCTGTTCCTCTCCACAACTATTTATGCTGCTGCCTGATCtccctttccatttttccataaTTACCTGCCTTCATTGTCACTCTCTATTACCATTATGAACACATAACAACCCAGTCCTGTCTTTGAATTGGGAAATGTATTACAGTTGCATTAGATAATGTGACATTTTcacatgaattttaaaaggagCTACTTTAATTTGACTCATTTGGTGAAGTTGTCCTGTCAGTATTGGGGCACATCTATTCAAAAGGATGCTAAATGGTTTTTATCTTAATTATTCTTCTAATcaaacttaaaataaattaaaataaaaacaaaaaaactcagtGCATATGTTCCTGCAAGGCAAGATTGGGCTGCTCTTTTGGCTCTCAGCTTTTAGCCCTCACAACGTGAATGTCTTTTCTCTCCTAGCTTAGAAATTAGGAGGGAAATACTGTCCTTTGAATCTTAACTGATAGATTCTGATTGTTTCAGGTACTCTCCAGCAAGCAGGGAAACTCTAACTTTCATTACTTCTTCAAACTTC
This genomic interval carries:
- the RSPH1 gene encoding radial spoke head 1 homolog; translated protein: MSDLGSEDAESGEAGKDIGEYEGDRDGEGQRHGFGKARLPNGDTYEGEYEHGLRSGHGTYRFKNGALYTGNYLQNKKHGKGVFFYPDGSKYAGDWVHDQRQGYGEYLYANGDTYTGEWANNKRHGQGTYVYKETGSKYVGCWVNGIQNGPAELIHLNHRFKGRFLNGKPLGRGKFIFDIGCEQHGEYIQPVQEKEEEDEDEPPLPLEPIWKVSEITKLTPWSPHDEELLVPKEAADGVAEEEEIPSALDAEEGEDHPEGDAEGEGEGKREEEVNQDQEDQEITDFGG